The DNA segment TGAACGGGGCGGGCTCCTGTCGCACGACGGCATCACCTCCCACCCGCGCCCGGAGGCCGCTGCCTCGCTCGCCAAGTTACCTTCGACAGAAGGAATTTGAGCATGTTCGATTGACATATGTCATCGAGTTTGACGCGAGTGGTTCGGTGGAGTCGTGTCCGTGTTCCGGTTCGTCCGGTCCGCCAGCCGGTCGTCCGGCCGGTCGTCCGGTCAGTCGACGGACCCGGCCGACGGCCGGGTCCGTCGGCGGGACCGGTCAGTCCGCCAGCAGGACCAGCTTGCCCGTCGTGCGGCCCGTGTCGCCCAGCTCGTGCGCCTTCGCGGCCTCGGCCAGCGGGAAGGTGCCCGCGATCGTCGCGCGCAGCTTGCCCGACTCCGCCAGCCCGGCGATCTCCCGCATCCCGGCCCGGTCGGCGTCGACCAGCATCCGTACCGCCCGCACGCCGAGGCGCTCGGCCTCTTCGTGGAACTCCGGCGAACCGACCGGCAGGATCGACACCACGACGCCGCCCGGCCGCAGTACGCGCAGTGACCGTACGGACGTCTCGCCGCCGAGCGTGTCCAGGACGACGTCGACGTCCTGGACCGCCTCGGTGAAGTCCGTGGACCGGTAGTCGATCACCTCGTCCACGCCGATCTCCCGCAGGAAGTCGTGCTTGCCCTCGCTCGCCGTGCCGATCACGTACGCGCCGAGCGCCTTGGCGATCTGTACGGCCACGTGCCCGACCCCGCCTGCCGCGGCGTGGATCAGCACCCGCTGGCCGGGCCGCAGTCCGGCGTGCTCGGTCAGCGCCTGCCAGGCGGTCAGGGACACCAGCGGCAGCGCGCCCGCCTGGGTGTGGTCGATCGAGGCCGGCTTGTGCGTCAGGGCGCGGACCGGGGCGATCACGTACTCGGCGTGCGAGCCGTGACCGAACGGGTAGGGCAGCATGCCGAAGACCTCGTCGCCGGGCTCGAAGGCGGCGACGCCCACGCCGGTCTCCACCACCTCGCCGGAGACGTCCCAGCCCAGGACGAACGGCGGCTCGCCCAGGAACCCGCCGGTGGCCCGGTGCTTCCAGTCGGTCGGGTTGACCCCGGCGGCCCGCACCCGGACCAGTACCTCGTTGGGACGCGGCACGGGCCGCTCGATCTCGACTTCCTTCAGGACCTCGGGGCCTCCGAGGACGTCCTGGCTGATGGCACGCATGGTGTTCACATTGCTCATGGTCACCCAGCCTGCCCGGAATCGCCCGTCCGGAAAATGGCATGATTGCCAACCTTCGATAGGATCGTGCCATGCGTGGCACACCCAAGGAAACCCCGGCCCCCGAGCGTGTGGTCGTCCTCGCCCTCGACGGCGTCTACCCCTTCGAGCTGGGCATCCCCAGCCGCATCCTCGGCGCCGCCGACGGCCACTACGAGGTGCTGACCTGCACGGTCGACGGCCGCCCGGTGCGCACCAACTCCGACTTCGGCATCGACGTGCGGCACGGCCCGGAGATCCTGGAGACCGCCGACACGGTCGTCGTCACCTCCGTCCCGCCCGAGTTCCTGCCCACGGAACTGCCCGACGAGCTCGCCGCCGCCCTCGCCCGCATCCGCCCGGACGCGCGGATCGTGTCCATCTGCACCGCCGCGTTCGTCCTCGCCGCGGCCGGGCTCCTCGACGGCCGCCGGGCCACCACCCACTGGCAGGTGGCCGACCTGTTCCGCCGCCGCTACCCGCGCGTGGATCTCGACCCGGACGTCCTCTTCGTGGACGACGGCCGGATCCTCACCTCCGCCGGGGCCGCCTCCGGCGTCGACATCTGCCTGCACCTCATCCGCACCGACCACGGCAGCGAGCTGGCCAACAGCGTCGCCCGCCGCTGCGTGGTACCCCCGTTCCGGGACGGCGGGCAGGCCCAGTACATCGAACAGCCCGTGCCCGGCAGCGGCGCCGCGAGCACGGCAGCCACCCGCACCTGGGCCCTGGAGCGCCTGGACGAGCCGCTCACCCTGACCGACCTCGCCGGACACGCCCGGATGAGCCTGCGTACCTTCGCCCGCCGCTTCGGCGACGAGGTCGGACTCAGCCCCGGCCGCTGGATCGTCCAGCAGCGCGTCGCCCGCGCCCGGCACCTGCTGGAGTCCAGCGACCTCTCCGTGGACCGCATCGCGGCCGAGGTCGGCTTCGCCACCGGCGCCTCCCTGCGGCAGCACCTGCACGCCTCGATCGGGGTGTCCCCACAGGCCTACCGGCGGACCTTCCACCAGTCCCGCTGAGAGCCGGCCTGCCGTTCCGCGGCCCGCTGAAGGCCGCGCGTCCCGCCGATCGTCTCGGCCGCCGACTGCCGACCGTTTCGGCCGCCCGCCGAGTCGGAGCCGAACGTTTCGGCCGCCCGCCGCGTCGGAGAAGCGCGACGACGGCAGAGGCGCGTGGCAGAGCCGCGCGGCAGACGCGCGTGGCGGAGCGAATGGGGGCCGGGAATGCGAAGAGTGCGGGTGACCACGACGGTGCGCGCGGCGGTGACCGCTGCCGCGGTCATGACGGCCGTGCTGGTGAGCGGGTGCGACGACGGGGCGGGGGCGCCGCTGGTGATCGAGGGCACACCGCCGGCCGCCCCGTACGGCGGCCCGCTGTACGTACCCACCACGGACCCGGAGGATCACAGCCCCCGGTCCCTGCTCCTGGCCTCCGGGGCCGCCGGCAGGGCGCTGGAATGCGACGGGCGGATCTTCGAGGGCGGCGGACCCGACGGGTGGAGCGCCTCCGACGGCGGCGACACACCCGAGGACGGGCTGAGGCTCTTCTTCGACATCTTCCAGCCGTCGCAGCCGGACCACGGCTACCGGGTGGAGCGCCGGGACGCCGCCCGCGTGCTCTACTCCTTCGACGCCGGCGGTCGTACCAAGGTGGCCGTCGTGGTGGCCAAGGACCAGAAGGACAGGCCGGGTTGGGGACCGGAGACCAATGCCTCCTGCGACCCCGCCGAACTTCCCGCGCGGTACGCGGCCGACCTGGGCTGGGAGGTCTGGACGGACCGTGCGGGCAAACGGGTGCCGGTGAGCAGGCTCACCTCCGCGTCCGGTTCGGAGCACTGCGACTGGCAGTCGGCGCGCTTCCTCGATCTCGACGGCCGCGAGTACGCCCGTGACCCCGAGGGCGTACTCGGCCGTGACGGACTGCTCAGGGCGCCGTACCGCCGGCACGTCCGCATGCCGTCGGACGCCCGCGACACCGGCTACCACTACCGGGGGTGGCGTCTGTGGCTGACGGACGACCACGAGACGGCCTACGTCCGCACGAGCGACGGCGTGGAGGCCTGGCCCCGCGTGAAGGCGGACGTCGGCTGCCGGTGACAGGTGCCGGTCACCGGGGCGCTCTCCCGCCCGCCCTCACTCCCCAAGCGCCGCGTACACCCGCTCACCCTCCACGTAGGTGACCGCCACCCTCGTCTCCGAGATCGCCTCGGGCGGTCCGGCGAACGGGTCGCGGTCCAGCACCACCAGATCGGCGAGCGCTCCGACGGCCACGCGCCCGCATTCGTCCAGACGGTTCACGTACGCCGACCCGGCCGTGTACGCCGTCAGGGCCTCCGTGAGACTCAGGCGCTGGTGCGGCAGGAACACCGGTCGGGTGCCGCCCGGTTCGACGCGGTTGACGGCGACATGGATGCCGTGGAGCGGGTCGGGGCTGCTCACCGGCCAGTCGCTGCCCGCCGCGAGCCGGGCGCCGGAGCGCAGCAGCGCCGCGAAGGGGTACTGCAGGGCGGCCCGTTCGGCCCCGAGGAAGGGGATCGTCAGCTCGTCCATCTGCGGTTCGTGCGCGGCCCACAGCGGCTGGATGGTGGCGGTGGCGCCGAGCCCGGCGAAGCGCGGCACGTCCCGCGGGTGGACGACCTGGAGATGCGCCAGGTGCGGCCGGGTGTCGCTCGGCCCGTTGGCCGTCCGGGCCGCTTCGACGGCGTCCAGCGCGTCGCGTACGGCGCGGTCGCCCAGCGCGTGGAAGTGGCACTGGAAGCCAAGGGCATCCAACTCCGTGACGTAGTGGGGAAGTCGGGCCGGATCGATGAAGCTCTTGCCGCGATTGGCGGTGACGTGGCCGCACTTGTCCAGGTAGGGGTCGAGCAGCGCGGCGGTGTGGTTCTCGGCGACCCCGTCCAGCATCAGCTTCACGGTGTCCGCGTGGAGCCGCCCGCACCTCAACGCGGCCCGCCTCTCGGTGAGTTCGGGGATCTGTTCGGCGCCGCGCGTCCGGTCCCACCACAGCGCCCCGGACACGCGCGCGGTGAGTGAACCGTCCCGGGCGGCGGTGCGGTACGCCTCGGCCGGATCGGCCATGCCGGCGAAGTCGCCGACCAGCGCGTCCTGCCACGCGGTGATGCCGAGCGCGTGCAGATGCCGCTGGGCGTGCAGGAGCGCCGCGAGCCGGTCGGCCGCGGTGGCGGGCGGGACGAGCCGGCCGACCAGCCGCATCGCACCCTCCTGCAGCGTGCCGCCCGGCTCGCCCGAGGAGTTCCGCTCGATCCGCCCGTCGGCCGGGTCCGGTGTGTCGCGGTCGACGCCGGCCAGCTCCAGCGCGCGGCTGTTCACCCAGGCGCCGTGATGGTCCCGGTTCGGCAGGTACACGGGCCGGTCCGGCACGATCGCGTCCAGCAGCTCCTTCGTCGGCGTACCCCCCTCGAACGCCTCCATCGACCACCCGCCGCCGAGGATCCACTCCCGCCCCGGATGGGCCTCGGCGTACGCGCGCACGGCGGCCACGCTCGCCTCGGCCGTCGTCGCCCCGGTCAGATCGCACCGGAGCGCCTCCAGGCCGGCGGAGACCGGATGGACATGCGCGTCCTGGAAGCCCGGCATCAGCAGCCGCCCCGCGAGATCCACCACCTCCGTGCGCGGCCCGGCCAGTTCGCGCAGCCCGTCGTCGTCCCCGACGGCGGTGACGCGACCCCCGGTGACGGCGACAGCGGTCGCCGTACGACCCCCGGGGGTGAGGACGGGGCCACCTGTGAAGAGCAGATCAGCGTGCATGAAGTCTTTCCGGACAGGGCGGTCGGCAGTGATCGGAACCCGCCGGGAAGGGACGCCGGACCCCGATGAAACCTTCCATGTGCCCTACAGGTCAACGGCGTTGACATAAGGCGCGCGCGGCGCGGGGACGTGAGTGAACGGGCGCGCTGCCTCAGCCGTGCCCACTCTCACGCCTCGCCCTCTCAGCCGCGCCCGCGCTCCCGCCCCGCCCTCTCAGCCGCGCTCGCTCTCCCGCCCCGCCCCCTCAGTCGCGCCCGCCCGTCCGCCCGCGCCGGGACCGGGCGACGGCCCGTGCGCCGGTGCGGTCCACGGCCGTGCGCACCACCGCGAAGATGGCGCCCTGGACCGCCGACGCGAGCAGGATCTCGCCCCAGCCGCGGTCCGGGTCCAGGGCGTCGGGCGCGTGCTCCTCGTGCCGGATCGTCCGCCACACCTTGCGGTAGGCCAGTCCCGCCAGAGTCCCGCCCGCCCAGCTCAGCACGAAGCCGAGCGGCTGGTAGAGGAGAGGGAGCTTTTGCTGCTTGATCTTCGCCATGGGTGACACCTACCTCGCCGCCCGGCGCGCAAGCCGTCCGGCGTTCCGGTGCCACCCGTTCGCCCGCTCGCGGGCGCGAAAGGGCCCCGCCGCGACGGGGGAGCGCGGCGGGGCCTGAGGCACGGGTGCCCGCCCCGGAAGGGGTTCATACGTCCGCAACGCAGATTTTTCTAAAAGGAACCGCTTCCCGGCCGGAATCAGCAGGGGTGCCGCCCCCGGTCCTCCCTCGGCCCGTGCCCCGGATCAGCTCCCGTCCACCGGCTCCAGGACGAACACCGGGATCTCCCGGTCGGTCTTCTCCTGGTACTCGGCGTACGGCGGGAAGGCGGCCACGGCCCGCTCCCACCAGTCGGCCTTCTCCTGGCCGGTCACCTCACGGGCCCGCATGTCCCGCCTGACCGTTCCGTCCTGCAGCTCGACGTGCGGATCGGCCTTGACGTTGAAGTACCAGACAGGATGCTTGGGGGCTCCGCCGAGCGAGGCGACCGCGGCGTACGTGCCGTCGTGCTCCACCCGCATCAGCGGTGTCTTGCGGATCTTCCCGCTCTGCGAGCCACGGGTGGTCAGCAGGATCACCGGCAGCCCCGTGTCCAGCAGCGTGGTCCCCTTCGTGCCGCCCGAGCTCTCGTACAGCTCGACCTGCTCGCGCACCCAGTCCGTCGGGCTGGGCTCGTACTCACCTTCAAGAGGCATGGGATCCGTCCCCTTCGTCGGTATCGCCGGTCGCTCCGGCGCAGTCCTGCGGCCTGCTCAACACCGCGGGCCGCCGCAATCATCCGTACCGCGGGCCGTCTCGGCCATGCGGGTGATCGTCCCGCGGATCGTCGCGAGCCGTCACACGCGGCCGGAGAGCGGGCCCGCGTAGCAGATCACCCGCACGGACGGGGCGAGTGATACTGGAAGGACCGAGACGTGGTACGCCCAGGATCTGGAACCGGCCGCTCCGGCCGAGGCCGATCCAGCACGGCGGAACCGGCCGCCGGGTTCGGGCCGCCCGGTGGCCGCGCACGAGACGTCCGACGGAAGGAGCGCACCGGCGCGGAACACGGCCGAAGGCGCGGAGCTCGCCGTACCCGGCGGCCGTGCCGGAACGGCGACGCGAAAGGGTGCCCGCGGCCCGCGTACTTCGGCCAGATCGTCCCGGATCACCGATCTGGCCGAACTTGCCGTCGCCGCCTAGATGCCCCGGGCATCTAATGAAGATCGGCACGACGCACTTCTTCGTCTGCGAGGTCTATCCATGACGGAACTGACGGACACCACCGGACCGGCGACCCCGGCCGAACCCGTCGCATTCCCCCAGGACCGCACTTGCCCCTACGACCCGCCCACCGGATACGACCCGGTGCGCGACGGACGGCCCCTGTCCCGGGTCACCCTCTTCGACGGGCGTGAGGCGTGGCTGGTCACCGCGCACGCCACGGCCCGCGCGCTGCTCGTCGACCCCCGCCTGTCCACCGACCGGTGCCGCCCCGACTTCCCGGCGCCCACGGCCCGCTTCGCGGCCGTCCGCGACCGCCGGG comes from the Streptomyces sp. NBC_00820 genome and includes:
- a CDS encoding NADP-dependent oxidoreductase, translating into MSNVNTMRAISQDVLGGPEVLKEVEIERPVPRPNEVLVRVRAAGVNPTDWKHRATGGFLGEPPFVLGWDVSGEVVETGVGVAAFEPGDEVFGMLPYPFGHGSHAEYVIAPVRALTHKPASIDHTQAGALPLVSLTAWQALTEHAGLRPGQRVLIHAAAGGVGHVAVQIAKALGAYVIGTASEGKHDFLREIGVDEVIDYRSTDFTEAVQDVDVVLDTLGGETSVRSLRVLRPGGVVVSILPVGSPEFHEEAERLGVRAVRMLVDADRAGMREIAGLAESGKLRATIAGTFPLAEAAKAHELGDTGRTTGKLVLLAD
- a CDS encoding GlxA family transcriptional regulator, giving the protein MRGTPKETPAPERVVVLALDGVYPFELGIPSRILGAADGHYEVLTCTVDGRPVRTNSDFGIDVRHGPEILETADTVVVTSVPPEFLPTELPDELAAALARIRPDARIVSICTAAFVLAAAGLLDGRRATTHWQVADLFRRRYPRVDLDPDVLFVDDGRILTSAGAASGVDICLHLIRTDHGSELANSVARRCVVPPFRDGGQAQYIEQPVPGSGAASTAATRTWALERLDEPLTLTDLAGHARMSLRTFARRFGDEVGLSPGRWIVQQRVARARHLLESSDLSVDRIAAEVGFATGASLRQHLHASIGVSPQAYRRTFHQSR
- a CDS encoding amidohydrolase, coding for MHADLLFTGGPVLTPGGRTATAVAVTGGRVTAVGDDDGLRELAGPRTEVVDLAGRLLMPGFQDAHVHPVSAGLEALRCDLTGATTAEASVAAVRAYAEAHPGREWILGGGWSMEAFEGGTPTKELLDAIVPDRPVYLPNRDHHGAWVNSRALELAGVDRDTPDPADGRIERNSSGEPGGTLQEGAMRLVGRLVPPATAADRLAALLHAQRHLHALGITAWQDALVGDFAGMADPAEAYRTAARDGSLTARVSGALWWDRTRGAEQIPELTERRAALRCGRLHADTVKLMLDGVAENHTAALLDPYLDKCGHVTANRGKSFIDPARLPHYVTELDALGFQCHFHALGDRAVRDALDAVEAARTANGPSDTRPHLAHLQVVHPRDVPRFAGLGATATIQPLWAAHEPQMDELTIPFLGAERAALQYPFAALLRSGARLAAGSDWPVSSPDPLHGIHVAVNRVEPGGTRPVFLPHQRLSLTEALTAYTAGSAYVNRLDECGRVAVGALADLVVLDRDPFAGPPEAISETRVAVTYVEGERVYAALGE
- a CDS encoding DUF4235 domain-containing protein; this translates as MAKIKQQKLPLLYQPLGFVLSWAGGTLAGLAYRKVWRTIRHEEHAPDALDPDRGWGEILLASAVQGAIFAVVRTAVDRTGARAVARSRRGRTGGRD
- a CDS encoding nitroreductase family deazaflavin-dependent oxidoreductase; this encodes MPLEGEYEPSPTDWVREQVELYESSGGTKGTTLLDTGLPVILLTTRGSQSGKIRKTPLMRVEHDGTYAAVASLGGAPKHPVWYFNVKADPHVELQDGTVRRDMRAREVTGQEKADWWERAVAAFPPYAEYQEKTDREIPVFVLEPVDGS